A portion of the Gemmatimonadaceae bacterium genome contains these proteins:
- a CDS encoding STAS domain-containing protein: protein MSVRTTKQDDIVVIAVEGQLVAGNRQQLREAVASEIDRGSRAFVIDFADTGYIDSAGLGALVSLSKKIREASGSLRLKNLNDDLRTLFELTRLDTLFSLDEKDEQAGTTADLRPKSASQRAEEQPRRSSEPDARP from the coding sequence ATGAGCGTTCGAACGACCAAGCAAGATGACATCGTCGTTATTGCGGTCGAGGGCCAGCTCGTCGCTGGCAACCGTCAACAGCTGCGCGAGGCTGTCGCCTCCGAGATCGATCGCGGTTCGCGAGCCTTCGTCATCGATTTTGCCGACACAGGCTACATCGATAGCGCCGGCCTGGGCGCCCTCGTCTCGCTCTCGAAGAAGATTCGTGAAGCATCTGGCTCGTTGCGCTTGAAGAACCTGAACGACGATCTGCGCACGCTCTTCGAGCTCACGAGACTCGACACCCTGTTCTCGCTCGACGAAAAGGACGAGCAGGCCGGCACCACTGCCGACCTGAGGCCAAAGTCCGCGTCCCAGCGCGCCGAAGAGCAGCCGAGGCGAAGTTCGGAGCCTGACGCGCGTCCCTAA
- a CDS encoding DinB family protein produces the protein MPTTLSRPAPDEYLAYYERYVALVPDGNLVDLLLEQQLDTIGMLRTVDEERGLYAYAPGKWTIKEVIGHLSDAERVFAYRALRFARGDAQPLAGFDENAYVPAGRFSERRIGSLVDEFQSIRAATVHVFRYLSEDDWARRGSANGNPISVRALGFVIAGHERHHAKLLRERYGL, from the coding sequence ATGCCGACGACACTTTCGCGTCCCGCTCCTGACGAATATCTCGCCTACTACGAGCGATACGTCGCACTCGTACCCGACGGCAACCTTGTCGATCTTCTACTCGAACAGCAGCTCGACACGATCGGCATGCTCCGCACGGTCGACGAAGAGCGCGGGCTGTACGCCTACGCGCCGGGCAAGTGGACGATCAAGGAAGTGATAGGGCACCTGAGCGATGCCGAACGGGTCTTCGCATATCGTGCTCTGCGTTTTGCGCGCGGCGACGCCCAGCCGCTCGCTGGATTCGACGAGAACGCTTATGTCCCCGCTGGCCGCTTCAGTGAGCGCCGAATCGGCAGTCTTGTCGACGAATTTCAGTCGATTCGCGCCGCAACGGTCCACGTCTTTCGCTATCTCTCCGAGGACGACTGGGCGCGCCGCGGTAGCGCCAATGGCAATCCGATTTCGGTACGGGCCCTTGGTTTCGTCATAGCAGGACACGAGCGCCATCACGCGAAGCTGTTACGCGAACGATACGGCCTCTAA
- a CDS encoding MFS transporter, translating to MTEPARGGREPASLLRAVVDVRPNELAAMWTSFVFFFFILSSYFILRPIRDAVAVQTGVTRLPWLFAGTLITMLIANPLFSSLVVRFPVRRFVPITYQFFAANLIVFFFVMRTTASAQSLGPYWISVVFYIWTSVYNLFITSVFWCLMADVFRSEQAKRLFGFIGVGGTLGSITGSLVTALLAERLGTVNLLLVSVALLESAALVVARFPASSNVSGSNGRATIDRDERPIGGSVWAGVTSLVRSPYLLGIGGFQILYTIGNTLLYFALTDIVGHYFAGAAERTAVLARIEFAVQTLTVITQIFLTGRVIRWFGLAATLALLPALTLVGFTALGFAPILATVVAFTVLRRGTNFGITNPAVEVLFTVVRREDKYKAKSFIETFVYRAGDQIGAWTFKLFTVFSLGVSGAAFGAVPFAAVWLVLGVWLGRRQAALAAAERRSEPSVGVPHEPDSALALNR from the coding sequence ATGACCGAACCGGCGAGAGGCGGGCGAGAGCCCGCCTCTCTGCTGCGGGCAGTCGTCGACGTCCGGCCTAACGAGCTCGCCGCGATGTGGACGTCGTTTGTCTTCTTCTTCTTCATCCTCAGCAGCTACTTCATTCTGAGGCCCATTCGGGACGCGGTCGCGGTGCAGACCGGCGTCACGCGCCTGCCGTGGCTCTTTGCCGGCACGCTGATCACGATGCTGATCGCGAATCCACTGTTCTCCTCGCTCGTCGTGCGTTTCCCGGTACGACGATTCGTGCCGATCACCTATCAGTTCTTTGCCGCGAACCTCATCGTCTTTTTCTTCGTCATGCGGACGACGGCGAGCGCGCAATCGCTTGGGCCATACTGGATCAGCGTCGTCTTTTATATCTGGACGAGCGTTTATAACTTGTTCATCACGTCGGTCTTTTGGTGTCTCATGGCCGACGTGTTCCGCAGCGAACAGGCGAAGCGGCTCTTCGGATTCATCGGCGTCGGCGGCACACTCGGTTCCATCACCGGCTCCCTTGTCACCGCGCTCCTCGCTGAACGACTCGGTACTGTCAATCTCCTCCTCGTCTCGGTGGCGCTGCTCGAGAGCGCCGCGCTCGTCGTCGCTCGCTTCCCCGCATCCTCGAATGTCAGCGGTTCGAACGGCCGCGCTACCATCGATCGCGACGAACGGCCGATCGGTGGAAGCGTCTGGGCGGGAGTCACGAGCTTGGTGCGCTCGCCATATCTGCTGGGCATTGGCGGATTTCAGATTCTCTACACGATTGGAAACACGCTGCTGTACTTCGCGCTGACGGATATCGTCGGCCACTACTTCGCAGGCGCCGCGGAGCGGACCGCCGTTCTTGCACGGATTGAGTTCGCTGTCCAGACGCTGACAGTTATCACCCAGATCTTTCTCACGGGGCGCGTTATTCGATGGTTCGGGCTTGCTGCGACCCTCGCCCTGTTGCCGGCGCTAACGCTCGTCGGCTTCACCGCGTTAGGCTTCGCGCCAATTCTGGCAACCGTGGTCGCGTTCACGGTGCTTCGGCGCGGCACGAACTTCGGGATCACGAATCCTGCGGTGGAAGTCCTCTTCACCGTCGTCAGACGGGAGGATAAGTACAAAGCGAAGAGCTTCATCGAGACGTTCGTCTATCGTGCCGGCGATCAAATCGGCGCCTGGACCTTCAAGCTCTTCACGGTCTTCTCTCTCGGGGTCAGCGGAGCCGCCTTCGGCGCCGTGCCGTTCGCGGCTGTCTGGTTGGTACTAGGCGTCTGGCTCGGTCGGCGGCAAGCTGCGCTTGCGGCCGCCGAGCGCCGCAGTGAACCCTCCGTCGGCGTTCCGCACGAACCGGATAGCGCCCTCGCGCTGAATCGCTAG
- a CDS encoding NAD-dependent epimerase/dehydratase family protein, protein MSSRREFLLRSAAAAGAVGLGLIPRITLGEGSSETRPAKSLNILILGGTGFTGPEQVNYALSRGHRVTLFNRNKTRPDMFKGKVDQLIGDLNNDTSVLKGKKFDVVIDNPTTAPAWVRNVAEYMKGNTGHYIFISTISVYPDNSKPDADETAPTTPMPPDLDPYTLERQNFGRYYGALKSRSEKDVQEDYPGIFTIIRPGLIVGPLDPSDRFTYWPVRVARGGEVLAPGTPNDVTQFIDARDLAEWTIRMAEKGPTDGGGIYNATGPRMPMPMGDFLGHCKSVTGSDARFTWVPWSFLQEQKVRAWRDMPIVVPPDGGTAGFSRRNIDRALAKGLIFRPVDDTIRTTLEYNRSRSSEAQAKLDSGAVAGISAAHEAEVLAAWHAKERT, encoded by the coding sequence ATGTCTTCTCGACGCGAGTTTCTCCTGCGCTCCGCCGCCGCGGCAGGCGCGGTCGGCCTCGGCCTCATTCCGCGGATCACGTTAGGCGAAGGCTCCTCGGAGACGCGGCCGGCGAAGTCTCTCAACATTCTCATCCTCGGCGGCACCGGATTCACCGGTCCGGAGCAGGTGAACTACGCGCTGAGTCGCGGGCATCGCGTCACGCTGTTCAATCGCAACAAGACGCGTCCGGACATGTTCAAGGGCAAGGTCGATCAGCTGATCGGCGACTTGAACAACGACACGAGCGTGCTCAAGGGCAAGAAGTTCGACGTCGTCATCGACAACCCGACGACCGCGCCGGCGTGGGTCCGCAACGTTGCCGAATACATGAAAGGCAACACCGGCCACTACATCTTCATCTCGACCATTTCGGTTTATCCGGACAATTCCAAGCCCGACGCGGACGAAACCGCGCCGACAACGCCGATGCCACCGGACTTGGACCCGTACACACTCGAACGCCAGAACTTTGGGCGCTACTACGGCGCGCTCAAATCGCGCTCGGAGAAGGACGTACAGGAGGATTATCCCGGCATCTTCACGATCATTCGGCCTGGGCTCATCGTCGGGCCCCTCGATCCCAGCGATCGTTTCACCTACTGGCCGGTGCGCGTTGCGAGGGGAGGGGAAGTCCTGGCTCCGGGAACGCCTAACGACGTCACGCAATTCATCGATGCGCGCGATTTGGCCGAGTGGACGATTCGAATGGCCGAGAAGGGGCCCACAGACGGCGGCGGCATTTACAATGCGACCGGACCACGCATGCCGATGCCCATGGGCGACTTCCTCGGCCACTGCAAGTCGGTGACGGGATCCGACGCGCGCTTTACTTGGGTTCCCTGGTCGTTCCTGCAAGAGCAGAAGGTGCGCGCCTGGCGCGACATGCCCATCGTTGTTCCGCCGGATGGAGGAACGGCGGGCTTCAGCCGCCGCAACATCGATCGCGCGCTCGCCAAGGGACTGATCTTCCGTCCCGTCGACGATACGATTCGGACGACGCTCGAGTACAATCGATCACGGTCGTCCGAGGCCCAGGCGAAGCTCGACTCCGGTGCCGTAGCTGGCATCTCCGCGGCGCATGAAGCCGAAGTCCTCGCCGCGTGGCACGCCAAGGAGCGGACATGA